A single window of Labrus mixtus chromosome 23, fLabMix1.1, whole genome shotgun sequence DNA harbors:
- the adgra3 gene encoding adhesion G protein-coupled receptor A3, translating to MRVDLLQLFVVLLLCGGAGSAASSDCKSYDERPKSGGKSPQSDRKVVCSNMELHQVLPPDSFPNRTVTLILNNNKIQELRNGSFFGLSALEKLDLRSNMISRIEPDAFLGLPALKRLDLSNNSIGCLNVDIFKGLTSLTRLNLSGNMFSSLAQGTFDSLLSLKSLEFQTPFLLCDCNLLWLLRWIKERNISVKNTKCSFPQSLQGQLVTSFRPELLTCDAPLELPSFQLTPSQRQVVFQGDSLPFQCQASFVAEDMQVLWYQNGRMVKTDAAQGIFIEKRMVQNCSLIASALTISNIQPGFTGNWECRVWTSRGNTTRTVHIVVLESSAKYCAPERVSNNKGEFRWPRTLAGIRAYLPCSRLTSSAGSYSGSSGDEYRAWRYCDRNGLWAEDDYSRCQFQKDVTRFLHVIYQMPLNETNVVAQARRLLVCTNDAANFSDKMDIIFVAEMIEKIGKFVDKFKDLGDVMVNMASNLMLADERVLWMAQREAMTCSRIITCLQKIAVYRLATAQAFFLNSPNIALEAHAVRANDWNGMTCMLFQRPTPERTPGQDRQLTFKCNTTSAFSSILHKSTIIEASLQLPQSLFTQTAVPGQVDDTVYKLHLLGFRNGKFFPSTGNSSQLADGGKRRSVATPVIMAKIDGMSLRVLKTPVNITLRRFARGSDAMSASWNFSLVGGHGGWQSDGCRILDHHDNFTTISCNSLGNYGLLMDLSSVEYFSPSIQPLHPVIYATAIILLLCLLTVMISYIYHHRSVRVSRKFWHMLVNLCFHISLTCGVFVGGINQTRHASVCQAVGILLHYSTLATALWVGVTARNIYKQVTRKAKRYEELDEPPPPPRPMLRFYLIGGGIPIIVCGITAAANIKNYGSRTNAPYCWMAWEPSIGAFYGPVGFIIFVDCMYFLSILLQLRRHPERRYELKETSEEQQHLASAHPEPAADSHPLTLHLQPHDASSSIVSAPHAVPLSALENEHTFVAQLMGAAGALGLYAALWVFGAMAVSQDHPFDLAFTCLFGAAALALGAFMVAHHCVNRQDMKRYWSQACCSGRRAYSAQEDVLLPQPGVAMTSTSGSADKPDGESTKCGHSSAESSYTNKSAPSMRNSAHGSKLTNLHAEAAQCKSASAPVTANGGAILDNSLTEHSVDNEIKMHVAPVEVQFRPVNNITNPTAVPNGHASRHHKNRARAHRASRLTVLREYAYDVPTSVEGSVQSAPQRRHHHYDMAARNSRRAAYMAYRERHQSQMQQDSSDSASLPRRSRCADKGGGGGGEGGTPGSGSVATVETEEKEATAAMSSSSKESAPQKQPGSTELESQPKSYGLNLITQNGSTVKENGQPVVLISSENTASIKTGLWKHETTV from the exons ATGAGGGTGGATCTGTTGCAGTTGTTTGTGGTTTTGCTGCTCTGTGGCGGCGCAGGCTCGGCGGCATCATCTGATTGCAAATCATATGATGAACGCCCGAAAAGCGGTGGGAAAAGCCCGCAGTCCGACCGAAAGGTGGTGTGCAGCAACATGGAGCTCCATCAGGTGTTACCTCCGGACTCTTTCCCCAACAGGACAGTCACACT aatTTTGAACAACAATAAGATTCAAGAACTCAGAAATGGATCCTTCTTTGGATTATCAGCTTTGGAAAAATT GGACCTGCGGAGTAACATGATCAGTCGTATTGAACCAGATGCTTTCCTCGGATTGCCAGCTCTCAAAAGACT AGACTTGTCCAATAACAGCATCGGCTGCCTCAATGTAGACATCTTCAAAGGCCTCACAAGTCTGACCAGACT AAACCTTTCAGGGAACATGTTCTCGTCATTGGCACAGGGGACCTTTGACAGCTTGTTGTCTCTGAAGTCGTT GGAGTTTCAGACGCCTTTCCTGCTGTGTGACTGCAACCTTCTGTGGCTGCTGCGTTGgatcaaagagagaaacatcTCCGTCAAGAACACCAAGTGCTCCTTCCCGCAGTCTCTCCAGGGGCAGCTCGTTACCTCCTTCAGGCCGGAGCTCCTCACCTGTg ATGCTCCTCTCGAGCTGCCTTCCTTCCAGCTGACTCCGTCCCAGCGTCAGGTGGTCTTTCAGGGGGACAGCCTGCCGTTCCAGTGTCAGGCCTCCTTCGTGGCCGAGGACATGCAGGTGCTCTGGTACCAGAATGGCCGCATGGTCAAGACGGACGCAGCACAAGGCATCTTCATTGAGAAGCGCATGGTGCAGAACTGCTCTCTGATTGCTAG TGCTTTGACCATCTCCAACATTCAGCCTGGTTTCACTGGGAACTGGGAGTGCAGAGTCTGGACGAGCAGGGGCAACACCACCAGGACCGTCCACATTGTGGTGTTGGAGAGCTCTGCCAAGTATTGTGCACCTGAACGCGTCTCCAACAACAAGGGAGAGTTTAG gtGGCCACGCACCCTAGCAGGGATCAGAGCCTACCTCCCCTGCAGCAGACTGACATCCAGTGCGGGATCCTACTCGGGCAGCTCAGGTGACGAGTATCGGGCGTGGCGCTACTGTGACCGAAACGGGCTGTGGGCAGAGGACGACTACTCGCGCTGCCAGTTCCAAAAGGATGTGACTAGATTCTTACACGTCATATACCAG ATGCCTCTGAATGAGACTAATGTAGTAGCCCAAGCTAGACGTCTGCTGGTCTGCACAAATGATGCTGCCAACTTCTCCGACAAAATGGACATCATCTTCGTGGCTGAAATGATCGAGAAGATCGGCAAGTTTGTCGACAAGTTTAAAGAT CTGGGTGACGTGATGGTTAATATGGCCAGTAACTTGATGCTGGCTGATGAGCGGGTGCTCTGGATGGCTCAGCGGGAAGCCATGACCTGTTCCCGCATCATCACCTGCCTCCAGAAGATCGCAGTCTACCGTCTGGCTACAGCCCAGGCCTTCTTTCTG AATTCTCCCAACATAGCACTGGAGGCCCATGCTGTCAGGGCCAATGACTGGAATGGCATGACATGCATGTTGTTCCAGAGGCCCACCCCTGAGCGCACGCCCGGACAGGACCGCCAACTCACCTTCAAATGCAACACAACCAGCGCCTTCTCCAGCATCCTGCACAAG aGTACCATTATTGAGGCTTCCCTGCAGCTCCCTCAGTCTCTCTTTACCCAGACTGCAGTCCCTGGTCAGGTAGACGACACGGTCTACAAACTCCATCTACTGGGCTTCCGCAATGGCAAGTTCTTTCCCTCCACCGGTAACTCCTCCCAGCTGGCTgatggagggaagaggaggagtgtggCCACCCCTGTCATCATGGCCAAGATAG ATGGCATGTCCCTGCGTGTCCTAAAGACGCCCGTTAACATCACCCTGCGACGCTTCGCCCGCGGTTCAGACGCCATGTCGGCCTCCTGGAACTTCAGCCTGGTGGGGGGTCACGGAGGTTGGCAAAGCGATGGCTGCCGCATCCTGGACCACCATGACAACTTCACCACCATATCCTGCAACTCTCTTGGCAACTATGGACTGCTAATG GACCTCAGCAGTGTGGAGTATTTCTCTCCAAGCATCCAGCCCCTTCACCCAGTCATCTACGCCACTGCTATCATACTACTGCTGTGTCTGCTCACTGTTATGATCAGCTACATCTACCATCACAG GTCCGTCCGTGTGAGCCGCAAGTTTTGGCACATGCTGGTCAACCTCTGCTTCCACATCTCCCTCACCTGCGGCGTCTTTGTAGGCGGCATAAATCAAACGCGACATGCGAGCGTCTGCCAAGCA GTGGGCATCCTGCTGCACTACTCAACGCTGGCTACGGCCCTTTGGGTGGGCGTCACTGCACGCAACATTTACAAACAGGTGACACGCAAGGCCAAGCGCTATGAGGAGCTGGATGAACCTCCTCCACCACCGCGGCCCATGCTGAG GTTCTACTTAATCGGCGGAGGGATACCCATCATCGTCTGTGGGATCACTGCAGCAGCTAACATCAAAAACTACGGCAGCAGGACCAACGCACCATA CTGCTGGATGGCCTGGGAGCCCAGTATCGGGGCTTTCTACGGCCCAGTGGGATTCATCATCTTCGTAGACTGCATGTACTTCCTCAGCATCCTGCTCCAGTTGCGTCGGCACCCTGAACGCCGCTACGAGCTCAAGGAGACGTcggaggagcagcagcaccttgcttcagcccacccagagccTGCAGCGGACTCCCACCCCCTGACTCTCCATCTCCAGCCTCATGACGCATCCTCCTCCATCGTTTCTGCTCCCCACGCCGTGCCACTCTCCGCCCTGGAGAACGAGCACACCTTCGTCGCTCAGCTGATGGGTGCAGCGGGGGCACTGGGCCTGTATGCCGCCCTTTGGGTGTTCGGAGCCATGGCTGTGTCACAGGACCACCCATTTGATTTAGCCTTCACCTGCCTGTTTGGGGCTGCCGCGCTGGCTTTAGGGGCGTTCATGGTGGCCCATCACTGTGTTAACAGGCAGGATATGAAGCGTTACTGGTCCCAGGCTTGTTGCTCAGGGAGACGAGCGTACTCGGCGCAGGAGGATGTGCTTCTCCCGCAGCCGGGCGTGGCGATGACATCCACCTCGGGATCCGCCGACAAGCCCGATGGGGAGTCGACCAAATGCGGCCACAGCAGCGCAGAATCTTCTTATACGAACAAGAGCGCACCAAGCATGCGCAACTCCGCCCACGGCAGCAAACTGACCAATCTGCACGCCGAGGCAGCTCAGTGCAAGTCTGCCTCGGCGCCGGTCACTGCGAATGGTGGCGCCATTCTAGACAACAGCCTGACTGAACATTCAGTCGACAATGAGATAAAAATGCACGTAGCGCCGGTTGAGGTTCAGTTCCGCCCCGTGAACAACATCACAAATCCAACAGCTGTCCCAAACGGACACGCGAGCAGGCATCACAAAAACCGAGCGCGGGCCCACAGAGCGAGCCGCCTCACGGTGCTGCGAGAGTACGCCTACGACGTGCCGACGAGCGTGGAGGGCAGCGTGCAGAGTGCCCCCCAAAGGCGGCACCACCATTACGACATGGCGGCGAGGAACAGCCGCAGAGCCGCCTACATGGCCTACAGGGAGCGGCATCAGAGCCAGATGCAGCAGGACAGCAGCGACAGCGCCAGCCTGCCGCGCCGCTCTCGATGCGCggataaaggaggaggaggcggcggggAGGGCGGCACTCCGGGGAGCGGCTCGGTGGCGACCGTAGAGACTGAGGAGAAGGAGGCGACTGCTGCCATGTCGAGCTCCAGTAAGGAGTCGGCTCCCCAGAAGCAGCCCGGCAGCACAGAACTAGAAAGTCAGCCCAAGTCTTACGGGCTCAACCTTATCACTCAAAATGGCAGCACGGTGAAAGAAAACGGACAGCCTGTGGTTTTAATTAGCTCAGAGAATACAGCGAGTATAAAGACCGGCCTGTGGAAACATGAAACTACCGTGTAG